One Oscillatoria salina IIICB1 genomic window, TATTACTGACCAGGGAAAACCTGTAATGGTGGCTCTTAGGTACGAACAATATGAATCTTTAATAGAAACTATCAATATTCTAGCTGATGAAGAATTTGCCAATCAATTAAAAAAAGGAATTAAAGAAGATAGAGAAGGAAAAACAGTTAGTTGGGAAGAAGCAAAAAAACAGCTAGGTTGGGAATGATTATTAATAATAATTGTTTGAAAAACTCAGGTAATTCGATAAAAATGGAGAGATGGATTACGAAATTGAAATTATTCCTCTGGCGATTAAATTGTTAGCAAAAATCAAAGACCAACGCGAACAAAAATTACTTCGCAAAAAAATTGAGAAACTTAAACAAGAGCCAGAAAAACAAGGTAAACCCTTAACTGGACAATTTAAAGGTTATCGCAGTGTTAGGGCTGTTGGTCAACGTTATCGGATTATTTATCGTATTGATAAAAATCGAATAATTGTCGTAATAATTGGCGTAGGAATGCGTCAAGAAGGATCTCGCCAAGATGTTTACGAGGTAGTAGGGCGTTTGCTAGAAGAAGAGTAAACCGCGATCGCACTAATAGCTAAACTCGAAATACCGGACGATCGGGATTAGCAGGATTGGGTATCAAGCGCTGATTTTTACAATCTACAAGCAAATCTAACTTTTCTAATACCACTTGACCAATTAACACTTCATCGCCAGTTACGACTGCATCTTCTGTAGTTTCACGCCCTTCACACTCAATTTTTAAAGGTTCAGTCAAGCCGACAGTTTCTACTCTGCCATCGGCATATTTTACACCTTGCTGACCTAAAATTTCCAAGCCCAATTGTTGGGCTATGGTAGCAGGAATAACTAAATAAACTGCACCCGTATCAACAAGTGCTTGAGTCGAGAGCGATCGCAGCAATCTTGGAGCAAGCAAACCGCGACGAATTAACGCTTCATCGATCGCATTAGTTAAT contains:
- a CDS encoding type II toxin-antitoxin system Phd/YefM family antitoxin — its product is MSEFINLASERQRLLELPEKLDNEPIIITDQGKPVMVALRYEQYESLIETINILADEEFANQLKKGIKEDREGKTVSWEEAKKQLGWE
- a CDS encoding retroviral-like aspartic protease family protein, with the protein product LTNAIDEALIRRGLLAPRLLRSLSTQALVDTGAVYLVIPATIAQQLGLEILGQQGVKYADGRVETVGLTEPLKIECEGRETTEDAVVTGDEVLIGQVVLEKLDLLVDCKNQRLIPNPANPDRPVFRV
- a CDS encoding type II toxin-antitoxin system RelE family toxin, coding for MDYEIEIIPLAIKLLAKIKDQREQKLLRKKIEKLKQEPEKQGKPLTGQFKGYRSVRAVGQRYRIIYRIDKNRIIVVIIGVGMRQEGSRQDVYEVVGRLLEEE